A stretch of DNA from Longimicrobiaceae bacterium:
CGACGAGGACGCCCACGATCAGCAGGGCGAGGACGCCCTCGGAGAGCGCGATGTTGAAGACCATGGCGCCCAGGAAGAAGTCCGGCTTCCCGCGATCCGTGCGCAGCCCGCAGCGGGGGCAGCGGGCCCGCGGGCGGGACCACGACTCCAGCAGCGGCCCGCCGCCGCAGAAAGCGCAGCGCACCCGGGCGCCGCGCGCCAGCATGGTGCCGAGAGGCGGATGCGGAAGGCCGCGGGGGTTCGGTTCGCTCATTCGGATGCTGCCGGGCTGCGGGTCGTGGCGTGGAGCGCGGGCACCGCCGCCCGCGCCGCACGAAGCTCGCCCCGCGGCGGCGCACGGGCAAGCGCCCCCGCCATCTCCCGGCGAGCCTCCGCGCCCTCTCGCGCACGCTGGCACGGGCGATGCGCCCGGCGTCTTGCCGCGGGGCGCGGGGGCCGCTTAGTTTGGCGCGCCGGCTGCCCCAACCGATCCGGACGCAAGCGGCACATCCCCTTCGGAGCCTGAAATGAAGCTTCTCCTCGTTGCCGGCGTGATCATCGTGCTGCCCGGCCTGGTCGCGCTCATCTACGCAGCCTTCAGCGGCAACCACTTCCTGCTGCACGCCGCCATGTTCAGCGTGGGCCTGAACCTGCTGCCCTTCATCGCCGGCGCGCTGCTCATGCGCGGCAAGAACGTGGGCACCGGCCACTGAGGTCCTGCCTCAGCGCACCAGCGTAAGCTCGCGCGGATACAGCAGCAGGAGCCGTCCCCCGGCGTCGAACGCGGCGTCGAGGGGCGGCTTCTCCGCGTTGGAGACCACCGCGCCCGTGGCCGCATCCAGCACGCGCAGGCCGCCGCCGTCGGCCGCGGTGGAGAACACGGCCAGCCGCGTGCCCCGCGGCGAGAGCCGCACCCGCACGGGCGCCTCCAGCTCCAGCTGCCGCAGGCTCACGCGCCACCGCTCGGCCAGCCCGCCCGCGCCCGGCTTCAGCGCGAACACGCTCCCCTTCCCGCCCCCTTCCGCGTACCCGAACACCGTCTCCTCGCGCCCCACGGCCAGGAAGCGCACGGGCAGGTCCTCGTCCGCCGTACCCAGCATGCGGCCGGACTGCGCGTCGAGGGTGCGGATGGCGGGGTCGGCATCCTCCACCGTGTCGGCGGCGAGCGCCAGGTACACGCGGTCGCCCAGGGGGGAGACGGCGAGCGCGGTGGCGGCGGGGCCGGCTTCCGGCCAGCCCCAGCGCGGCAGGAGCTGCACGGGCCCCAGGCCCATCACTCCGCC
This window harbors:
- a CDS encoding DUF983 domain-containing protein, encoding MSEPNPRGLPHPPLGTMLARGARVRCAFCGGGPLLESWSRPRARCPRCGLRTDRGKPDFFLGAMVFNIALSEGVLALLIVGVLVAMHPVVPWNFLQYGGVALMVLAPIVFLPVSRTLWMAIDILLHPVTPDELEHPEAAGLPPDTSR